The following proteins come from a genomic window of Finegoldia magna ATCC 29328:
- a CDS encoding deoxycytidylate deaminase, translating to MRKSWNEYFMDLALNVATRSTCDRAFVGCVLVNSDNRIVSTGYNGAISGNPHCDEVGHTLRDGHCIATIHAEMNALLYCAKEGIAVKGCICYVTHFPCLNCTKSLIQAGISKIYYHEAYRVDDYAIELLDRNNIEYVQI from the coding sequence ATGAGAAAATCTTGGAATGAATATTTTATGGATTTGGCATTGAATGTTGCGACACGAAGCACTTGTGACAGGGCATTTGTCGGTTGTGTGTTGGTGAATTCTGACAACAGGATTGTATCGACAGGTTACAATGGTGCTATTAGTGGCAATCCTCACTGCGACGAGGTTGGTCACACTTTGCGTGACGGACATTGTATTGCTACGATTCACGCAGAGATGAATGCTTTGTTGTATTGTGCGAAAGAAGGAATTGCTGTGAAGGGTTGTATTTGTTATGTGACTCATTTTCCTTGTTTGAACTGCACGAAATCTTTAATTCAAGCTGGAATTAGCAAGATTTATTATCACGAGGCTTATCGTGTAGATGATTATGCGATTGAATTGTTAGACCGAAATAATATTGAATATGTCCAAATTTAA